The Verrucomicrobium spinosum DSM 4136 = JCM 18804 DNA segment GCAAAGTTGACTACGGTTCGCGCCGTGGGGGACTCGGGCGAAGCAGGTTCAAGCCGGATGCCACCCACGGGACGCAGGGCTGGGGCACCACGGACTTCATTCGGGATCAATCCTTGTTCCAATCGGTCCATGCGCCAGTAGTGAACCGGGCGGGAAGCGATGATGTTTTCCTCGTACCCGGCGGCGAGCTGGAGGGGGGGGACGTGGAGTTCAGTAGCGGGAAGGAATCTGGCCAGATCCGGCGAGGTGGTGACGATCTCACCCGTGGAGGGAATCAACTTGGCGGACTGGTGAGCAGTGAGGAGTTCCGTGCGAACCCCTTCTTGACCCGGAATGCGGAGGGAGGCTTCCGCCTCACCTTCAAACACGGCCACCTGGGTGTTGCCATCTTTGCTGACAGAGACTCCCAGCTCTGTGCCCAGATCCGTGACAGCTCCTCCGGGGGTTTCAATGCAGAACCCTTCAGCACCTTTTGGCACTCTGAGCCGCACGCGACCGTCGTGGCAGAGGACGCGATCAGCGGTGAGAAGGTCGAGATGGGCGGGGCCTTCCACATGCAAAACGACACCGCTGGCGAACATCAGACTCAGCCGGCCTGATTCCAGAGCAAGTGGCCCCGTGGTGAGGTTCATGCCGCTGGAGGGAGGTCGTGAGCCCCAGGTGCCAACCGCTTTGGCATACTCCACCTGCACCAAAACCGCCAGGGGAGGGGATTTCCGCAGGTCGGGTTCCGGATTGGCCGGTCGCAGCATCGCCCAGATAGTGAGACTTCCAGCAGCAGCCATCATAGCGGCAAGCCCCAGCCAGGGCCACTTCGCTGCCCGGGGGGCTGGTTGAAGCGAGGGTTCATCCTGGAGCGCCGCCCGAAAAGCAGCGTCAAACTCCGTGTCTTCATGGGAGTTGCCAGCATTTCCGTTCTCGATCCCGAGAACCTCGTTCAACTCAAGCCATCGGGGTTCGGGGGCTTGGGCAAGCCGGGCCTGGGTCAGTGTCCAGACTTGGAGGGCGAGTGCTCTGCGAAAAGTCGCATCATTTCTCACCCGAGTCAGAAGCTCCTCCGTCCGATCCTTGTTGATCCCGAGGGAGCCCTCCTGCCAGGCGATGAGCGCATCTTGGAGGTCTCTTTCAAATATGGTTTCAGGATTCACTGGCCACCTCCTTTTCCACGCACTCGCGCAGCAGTTTCAGGGCTCGATATTGCAATTGATATACGGCACCGACGGTCGTTTGCATTTCCTCGGCGAGGGCGGTCGATTTTCCCCCGTCCATCCAGCCGCGCACTACTTGTCGCATGCGTTCTGGCAGCTTGTGAATGCAGCCCAGCATGGCCTGAAGATGCGCCGCCCCGGTGCGTCCTGCTTCCTCGTCGAGCTCTTTGGCGAGGAATGTGGAGGCGTCTTTGCGGAACTTCTCCAGCGCCTCGTGCCTACGACCTGTCTTTTCAAAGTACTTGAGCAGCTTGTTGCGGGCAATGCCCCGAAGCCAAGCTCCAAAGTCCTGGTCGAGCCGAAACTTAGGAAGCCCCCGATAGGCGGCGATGAAGGTCTCCTGGGCCATGTCATCCACATCATCCAGATGGTACATCTGGCTCGCCAGATAGGCCCTCAAGGAGGGACGATAGGCGTGAACGATGATGAGAAACGCATCCGGGTTGCCGTTCAGGACGGCCTGGATTGTTTCGTTCTGGGTGATTGGCGGGACTTCAGCCATTGCTCCAGTATTTCAGGCACTGATGCGATTCTCACGAGAATTTCGGAGATTTCTGTCTTGGTCTGAGGCTGGGCGGGAGAAGGAATTTTTTGTGAGATATGTCCCTCGGTCAGAAAGTTAGGGGAGTAAGCACCATGTTGACCCGCTCTCTCCCATCTCCTGGCCGTCGTCACCATTCTGCTCCGCTTTTGGGTGCGGTAGGGGCCATGCTGGCTCTCTCCGTCGCACCTCTGGCTGCCGCAGAGGAGGGGATGGGCAAGGTGCGCTTCAATGAACAGATCCGGCCCATTCTCTCTGACATGTGCTTTCACTGTCATGGGCCTGATGACAAAACCCGCGATGCCGATCTGCGACTGGACACGCGAGAGGGAGCACTTGAGAACGGGGCCGTCGTTCCTGGAAAGCCGGATGAGAGCGAACTGATGGTGCGGATCCTTTCCCATGATCGATCTGAAATGATGCCCCCGCCCAAGGCCAAGAAGCCGTCCCTCACAGAGGCGCAGGTGGCGACGTTCCGCCGCTGGATCGAGCAGGGCGCTGAATATGAAGGGCACTGGGCTTTCCTGCCGCTGCGGCAGACGCCACCCCCTGCTCCCAAAAATGACGGTTGGTCGCGCAATGGAGTGGACCGGTTCATCTCGACCCGCCTGGAGAAGGAGGGGATTCAGCCTTCCGCCGAAGCGGATCGGGCCACGCTGATTCGCAGAGTCTCGCTGGATTTGACCGGGTTGCTGCCCACTCCGGCGGAAGTAATGGCGTTTGAGAAAGACGCCGATCCGCTCGCCTACGAGCGACTGGTGGACCGCCTGCTCGACAGTCCCCACTACGGCGAGCGCTGGGGGCGCCACTGGCTTGACCAGGCCCGGTACGCTGATTCCAATGGGTACACCATCGACGGAGAGCGTGGTATGTGGCCCTACCGGGACTGGGTGATCAAGTCACTCAACGAGGATCTTCCCTTCGACCGCTTCACCATTGAACAGCTGGCGGGGGATCTGCTGAGCAGACCGACCAGGAACCAGCTCGTTGCCACCGCATTCCACCGGAACACACTGATCAATGAAGAAGGGGGCACAGATCCTGAGCAGTTCCGCGTGGAAGCAGTGATGGACCGCGTGAACACGACTGGTGCCGTCTGGCTGGGGCTCACCGTGGGTTGTGCCCAGTGTCATACGCACAAGTTCGATCCCATAACGCATGAGGACTACTACCGCATGTATGCGTTTTTCAACCAGGGCACGGACGTGAACAACAAAGGCACCACCATGGAGGTGGGAAGAGGAGAGGTCTTTGGGAAGACGGTCAAAGCCACCCCAGAGCCCGCTCCGCTGGCGAAGAACGCCAAGACACCAGCCAGCACTCAAGTGCCCGGCACGGGTGTCATTCACGCACGGCTCGCCAGTCTGAAGTGGCAGCCGCTGGAGTATGTGGCGTATGACACCACGGCCAATGCGGGCCTTAAACTTTTGCCGGACAATTCTCTCCTGGCGGACGGAGGTGGGTCCTTCAACGACACCTACCGTGTGGTGGCCAGGAGCTCGCTTAAAAAGATCGCTGCCGTGCGTTTGCGGGTGTTGACTCATGAATCCCTCCCCAAGGGCGGGCCTGGCCTTGCAGGGAACGGAAACTTTGTCCTGACCGATTTCGAGATCAGCGTGGGCGGAATGGAACTGCCCGTGAAACTGGCCTCTGCGGACCACTTCCAGCCCAACTTTCCCGCCCAGGCGGCGGTGGATGGGGATGCCAAGACCGGTTGGGCCATCAACGTCGGGAAAGGCTCGGCGAGCGGGGCCAGGATGAATGCAGATCACGATGCGGTATTTGTACTGGAGCAGCCAGTTTCTCTGGAGGGCCTGCAATTGGAGGTCAGGCTTCATCATGACCTCAATGAGAAGTATCTCGTGGGTCGATTCGCTCTTGATGGCGTGGAGGCCGTGCCGGATCTGCCCAGGTCTGCACCCGTGGTGGCCACTGCCCGGAACACGCCCGCGACCGCAGCCAAGAAGACGAAGCCCGGTGCCACGGGAGACATGGCGGAACTCATGATCATGAAGGATCTGGAAAAGCCGCGGCAGACGTTCCTGTTCCAGCGGGGTGACTTCCTGCGGCCCGATCAGAAGCTTGGGCCGCTGACGCCTGGTGTGATCGCCGCAGTGCTGGCTGCCATGCCGGAGTCGCAACGCCCACAGCGCTTTCAGAACCGCCTGGACCTGGCCAAGTGGCTCGTGAATCCCTCGAACCCGCTGACGCCCCGGGTCACCATGAACCGCTTGTGGATGCACTACTTTGGTCGCGGGATTGTGGAGACTGAGGAGGACTTTGGCTCCCAAGGCTCGGCTCCGGTGCATCCCGAGTTGCTGGATTGGCTGGCGGGGGAGTTCATTCGTCAGGGATGGAGCTTCAAGGCCATGCACAGGCTGGTAGTGAACTCCGCCACCTACCGGCAGAGCTCCCGGAGTCGTCCCGACCTGATGGAAAAGGACCCGCGAAATCTCCTGCTGGCCCGACAGGAACGCGTGCGGGTGGAAGCGGAGATCATACGTGATGCCGGGCTCTGTGCCAGTGGTCTGCTGAACCCCGCCGTGGGCGGGCCGAGCGTGCGGCCACCTCAGCCGGAGGGCGTGTATTCCTTCACCCAGAACAAGAAGAACTGGGTCACCGCCGTGGGACCGGATCGCTACCGGCGGGGTATGTACACGCTGTTCTATCGTAGCGCTCCGCATCCGCTGTTCACCACCTTTGATGCGCCGGACTTTCAGCAAGTTTGCACCCGGCGTTCCCGGTCTAACACCCCGCTCCAGGCGCTGACGGTGGCCAATGACGAGGCCTTTGTGGAAATGGCCCGCGCCATGGCTGCCCGGCTCTGCAAGGAGATGCCGGGGCCGGTTTTCGCTGGACTTCGTGAAGGGCGGATTTTGCTCGCCTGTCGCATCGCCTACAGCCGAGGTCCTTCGTCGGAGGAGTTGAAATTGCTGCAGAAGCTCGCCACCGATCTGCTGGGTGAGTATGAAAAAGACCCTGCTGCGGCAAAGGCCGCCTGGGGGGCGCTTCCGCTGCCTGATGGGGTTGCCTTGGCAGAGGCTGCGGCACTTGTCAGTGTCACCCGTGCCATCCTGAACACGGATGCCTTTGTCACCCGGGAGTGATTTCCTGAATCTTCGAATCTCTTGATCACCTTCTCATGAATCACTGTTCTCCACAACTTCTTGCCGAGACGGAACGCCGCATGGTGTACGACCAGACGCGTCGTCATTTCCTCGGTCGCTGTGGCATCGGACTCGGCTCCTTGGCCTTGAATTGCCTGCTGCAGCAGGACGGATTCGGAGCCATGGCCCCGGGAAGCTTGAAGATTGATCCCGCCAAGCCGATGTCGCCCCGGGCGGCTCCGCAGCCGGCGACGGCCAAGAATGTGATCTTCCTGTTCATGGCGGGTGGCCCCAGCCAGTTCGAGTTGTTTTCTGACAAGCCGCGCCTTCGTGAGTTCAGTGGCCAGGCCCCCCCGGCCAGTCTCATGGCAGGCAAACGCTTCGCCTTCCTGAAAGGCAACGAGACGTTGCTGGGCTCGAACCGCAAGTTTGCGCAGTACGGGCAGAGCGGCATGACCTTGAGCGAACTGCTCCCTCACCACCAGAAGATTGTGGATGACGTGTGCTGGCTGCGCGGGGTGAGCACGGATGTGTTCAACCACGGCCCGGCCAAGCTCTTCATGAACACGGGATTTCAGGTGCCGGGGCGACCCAGCCTGGGAGCCTGGCTCACCTACGGTTTGGGCAGCGAGTCTCAGGATCTGCCCGGCTTTGTGGTGCTGCAGAGCGGGCCTCGTGGTCCGCGTGGTGGGAACTCCCTGTGGAGCAGCGGCTTCCTGCCGACGTCCTATCAAGGGGTGCCTTTTCGCAGCAGCGGCGATCCCATCTTGAATCTTCGCAGCCCTCAGGGCATGTCACCTGGCCGCGAGAGGAAACTCTACGACACGGTGGCTGCGCTGAACCGCAGTCGTCTGGATGAGGTGGGAGACCCGGAGATCATGACGCGCATCAACGCCTATGAAATGGCGGCCCGCATGCAGACCAGTGCCCCGGAATTGATGGACCTCAGCAAGGAGTCTGCCTCCACCCTGGATCTCTACGGGGTGAAGGCGGGGCAGCCCAGCTTTGCCACCAACTGCCTGCTGGCCCGCCGATTGGTCGAGCGCGGCACCCGGTTCGTTCAGCTCTATCATACAGACTGGGATCATCATGGAGACCAGAAGAACAACCTGAGCGATGCCCTGGAGCAGCGGTGCAAAGAGGTGGATCAGGCCGCCGCAGCCCTGGTGATGGACCTGAAACAGCGGGGCATGCTGAAGGACACCCTCGTGATCTGGGGGGGCGAGTTCGGTCGCACTCCGATGGGTGAGGTGCGGCAAACCGTGGGACGGGACCACCATATTGAAGGGTTCACCATGTGGATGGCAGGTGGCGGGGTAAAGCCCGGCTGCCTCCACGGCGAGACGGATGAGCTGGGCTTCGGCGTCACCCAGGACCGGGTGCATGTGCACGACCTGAACGCCACCATCCTGCACCTGCTGGGCTTCGACCACGAGCGGCTGACCTACCGATTCCAGGGGCGGGACTTCCGCCTCACGGATGTGCACGGGGAGGTGGTGAAGGGGATTTTGGGGTAATGCGAAGGCTGAGATTCTTAACCACGTAGGGCACAGAGTTTTGCAGAGAAGCGCTTCGGAATTCAAATTTTAGAATTCCTCTGTGAAACTCTGTGCACTCTGTGGTTAACGTGGGGCTATTCCTTCCAGACATGACCTACCTCGAAAAGCTCCGCCATCGCATCGCAGTCACTGGATCCGGCCTCTGTGTCGGCTTGGACATTCGCCTGGAGAAGGCAGACGACGCTGCCCGGGCGTTCATCGCGGACGTCATCACCCAGACGGCTCCCTACACGGCGGTGTACAAGCCTAACTCGGCCTACTTTGAGGCGCTGGGCTGGGAGGGGATGAAGCTCCTTGAGGAAACGATTGCCATGATTCCGAAGGACATCCCGGTGATCCTTGATGCCAAACGTGGGGATATTGGCGAGACCCAGCGGTACTACGCGAAGGCCTGTTTCGACATCCTCGGCGCAGACGCGGTGACGTTGAACCCCTATATGGGACGGGATACCTTGGAGCCCTTTCTGGATTATCTGGACAAAGGGATCTATCTCCTTGGGGTAACCTCCAATCCGGGAGCAGTCGATATTGAACTGCAAACCTTGCAGGGGGGGGGACAGGTGTTTGAACTCGTGGGCAAGATGACCGCCCAGCATCCCCAGGCTGGCCTTGTCTTGGGGCTGACCAATGCCACTCCGGAAACGCTGGCCCGGATTCCCGATGTGCCGCTGCTGATTCCCGGATTGGGCGCTCAGGGTGGGGACATCGCGGCGCTCCACGGCGCGGCCCGTACCGCTCCCTGCGTGGTGAACGTCTCCCGCGGCATCCTCTATGCGGAGCCAGAGTTGACCTTCGCCCAGAAGGCCGAGAAATGGGCCCGGGTGATCGCGGGCAATTGAGTCCCTCCCTTTCGCCCTGAGAGGAAATTGGGATTTCCCGGACACAGGAACGTCAAATTTTCCCGGCGGACCTTGCGTTCCGCTCCGGCTTCGCTTTGGTGGGGGCTCTCTATGAAGTCTCCCATCACTGTTGCTGTCACCGGAGCGGCTGGCCAGATTGGCTACTCCCTGCTTTTCCGCATCGCCTCCGGCTCCATGTTTGGCCCGGATCAACCGGTGGCCTTCAGGCTGATTGAAATCGAACCCGCCCTGCCGACCCTGGGTGGTGTGGTGATGGAGCTAGATGACTGTGCCTTCCCGCTGGTGCACAGCATCACTCCCACCTCCGACCTCAACGAAGGCTTCAGAGGCGTGAACTGGGCCCTGCTCGTCGGTTCCGTGCCCCGCAAAGCGGGGATGGAGCGCAAGGACCTGCTCAACATCAACGGGAAGATCTTCGTGGGCCAGGGCCAGGCGATTGCCAAGAACGCCGCCTCTGATGTGCGCGTGCTCGTGGTGGGCAACCCCTGCAACACGAACTGCCTCATCGCCATGAACAACGCCAAGGAGGTGCCGGCGGAGCGCTGGTTCGCCATGACGCGTCTGGACGAGAACCGCGCCAAGTCCCAGCTCGCCCAGAAGGCTGGCGTGCACACCACGGATGTGACCAATCTGGCCATCTGGGGCAACCACTCCGCCACTCAGTATCCTGACTTCACCAACGCCAAGATCAAAGGCCAGGCGGTGACTGAAGTGATCAGCGATCAGGCCTGGCTCGAAGGAGAATTCATCACCACGGTGCAGCAGCGTGGTGCGGCCATCATCAAGGCCCGTGGCTCCTCCTCCGCGGCCTCTGCCGCCAACGCAGTGGTTGACACCGTGAAATCCCTCGTGACGCCGACCCCGGCGGGCGACTGGACCAGCGTGGCCGTCTGCTCCGATGGCAGCTATGGGGTGGAGAAAGATATCATCACCTCCTTCCCGATCCGCACGGACGGCTCCAAGTGGGAGATTGTGCAGGGCGTGTCCGTTAGCGAGTTCAGCCAGGGCAAGATCGACGCCACCGTCAACGAGCTCAAAGAAGAGCGCGACGCGGTGAAGGAACTGGGTCTCATCTAAGGGAAGCCCGGAAGACTTTATCCATTGTTGAAGCGGAACCCGCGAGGCGGGTTCCGCTTTTTTGTGCCCGGAATTGGAAGTGCCCCAGAGATCAAGGCCGGGCCATTTTGACGAAAAAGACAGTTTTCAGACCAATTCTCCCTAATTCCCATTGACTGAGTGTGGTTCGTGGAAATTTTCAAGGACGTCGGAGATCACCACAACAACCTGCACAAAGGCCTGCTGGATCGCGCGGCCTCCATCGACCTCAGGGAGTCTCGTTGTGTTTACGGTGTAAATCTATCTTGTTTTGTGCAAGCGCGCTGACAAAACCTTCCGGTGCCCAGACCGTTCTAAATTCACTTGTCAGTTGGCGCAAATTAACCCTACTGTGGAGTATCCCCCCCCAGGAACTCCCGTGAACTCTGATCCGTCCGTTCCCCCCAGGCGCTTCCTGTTGTTGGCTGGCTCGGTTGCTGCCGCAGGGCTGGCGATTTTTGCCGCTGAGCCCGAGACTGCACAGCCCCCTCCGCCGCAGGTTTTGCAAGAGGCCATTGTCTACGACAACAGTCGTCTGATTATCATGCAGAGGCTTGATCGCGCCCCCGCGCCTTCGGTCGCGCCGGTGCCACAGCAGGTAGTGGCTGTTGAGGATGCTTCCCAGTTCGAAGACGAGGCTGCCCTCAAGCCTCATCACCTGCTGTTCCTGTCCTGCACCGTGTATGACCATCAGGTTTCTCTGGTCCGATGGTCGGTGGAGGGGAGGCCTTATCAGGCTTACGTGAATGCGGATTTCAACGATGTGGCTGGTGGCATTGGGTCCTTTGAAGACGCGGAGGGTTGCTGCTCCTTGTTCATGGCGGTGGGCAACGAAACGGCAGAAAGCCTCAGCCTCCACAATGCAGATCTTCAGGCGGCGGGTTATCCGTTGATCGAGTTGCCTGCACCTGCCTCGTTCCCGGCCGGATATTCGAGTTACATGTTGTCTGGATCGGCGGATCCGGCCCATGTCGAGGCGGATTGCAAAGGCCTCGAAGCGTTGCTGGCGCATTTTGACGCCAACAAAGCGGCGCTCCAGCAGGCCCGTCAGCAGCGTGAGACCGAACGTCTGCAGCGGGAGCAGTATTTGCGGGACCATCCCCCGCAACCGCAGAACACTGTGATCCAGTTCTGGCCGGTCAAGAGCCAGCGTTATCCCGTGGCACAGGAGGTGCAGCCATGAAGAGGCTGCTAGCGTTCCTGGTAGCGTTGCTATGCGCCCCGGTCCTTTCTGCTCCCACGGCCAGCGACCTCAATGAAGGGTTGCAGCTCACCCAGGAAAGCCCCGGGGTGTACAACCTCTCATGGTGGGGCCGGAGCGGTTGGACTTACTTCATCCAGCAGTCTGAAGATCTGGTGAACTGGCAGTATGTGCCGGTGGTTGAGGCAGGTGGCGGTGAGGTTATCAGTTGGGGGTTCAGCAGCACGGCGGAGCGGCAGTTTTTCCGGCTGCGACTTTCTGACGCTCCGGCAGGAGGAGATCCTGGGGCGGCAGATTTCGATGGCGACGGCATGGGCAATGCTCAGGAACTCGCCGCAGGCGGGGATCCTCTCAACTACTACCGCCAGGGAAGCGCCACCGTGGTCCCAGTGCTGGAGGTCGTTTCCGGGGACAATCAGTATGCACCGGCATCGCAATTCACCGGAAGTCCTCTGGTCGTCAAGGTCAAGGATCTTGCTACCGGTGTGGGTCTTGTAAATGCACCAGTGAACTTTTCGGTCGCCCAAGGCGGAAAGTTGGCGCTGAGCAATCAGGG contains these protein-coding regions:
- a CDS encoding LamG-like jellyroll fold domain-containing protein, translated to MNPETIFERDLQDALIAWQEGSLGINKDRTEELLTRVRNDATFRRALALQVWTLTQARLAQAPEPRWLELNEVLGIENGNAGNSHEDTEFDAAFRAALQDEPSLQPAPRAAKWPWLGLAAMMAAAGSLTIWAMLRPANPEPDLRKSPPLAVLVQVEYAKAVGTWGSRPPSSGMNLTTGPLALESGRLSLMFASGVVLHVEGPAHLDLLTADRVLCHDGRVRLRVPKGAEGFCIETPGGAVTDLGTELGVSVSKDGNTQVAVFEGEAEASLRIPGQEGVRTELLTAHQSAKLIPSTGEIVTTSPDLARFLPATELHVPPLQLAAGYEENIIASRPVHYWRMDRLEQGLIPNEVRGAPALRPVGGIRLEPASPESPTARTVVNFAGQTNPGAIHSVGPWLAPGAAHAVEMWFASTTTEQMSLFAFTTGKAPNDHLELVELALRQPGRSPRPGIVRYLTRWPAGSGGGINIYTEPKFLPYRWHHLVAQQAHGKMELYLNGHLVGKADADPFAPQLLCTIQLGCLRFNEGMLLKNLQRVFSGKMAEVAIYDRLLTIGEIKERATSAR
- a CDS encoding sigma-70 family RNA polymerase sigma factor, with protein sequence MAEVPPITQNETIQAVLNGNPDAFLIIVHAYRPSLRAYLASQMYHLDDVDDMAQETFIAAYRGLPKFRLDQDFGAWLRGIARNKLLKYFEKTGRRHEALEKFRKDASTFLAKELDEEAGRTGAAHLQAMLGCIHKLPERMRQVVRGWMDGGKSTALAEEMQTTVGAVYQLQYRALKLLRECVEKEVASES
- a CDS encoding PSD1 and planctomycete cytochrome C domain-containing protein, which codes for MLTRSLPSPGRRHHSAPLLGAVGAMLALSVAPLAAAEEGMGKVRFNEQIRPILSDMCFHCHGPDDKTRDADLRLDTREGALENGAVVPGKPDESELMVRILSHDRSEMMPPPKAKKPSLTEAQVATFRRWIEQGAEYEGHWAFLPLRQTPPPAPKNDGWSRNGVDRFISTRLEKEGIQPSAEADRATLIRRVSLDLTGLLPTPAEVMAFEKDADPLAYERLVDRLLDSPHYGERWGRHWLDQARYADSNGYTIDGERGMWPYRDWVIKSLNEDLPFDRFTIEQLAGDLLSRPTRNQLVATAFHRNTLINEEGGTDPEQFRVEAVMDRVNTTGAVWLGLTVGCAQCHTHKFDPITHEDYYRMYAFFNQGTDVNNKGTTMEVGRGEVFGKTVKATPEPAPLAKNAKTPASTQVPGTGVIHARLASLKWQPLEYVAYDTTANAGLKLLPDNSLLADGGGSFNDTYRVVARSSLKKIAAVRLRVLTHESLPKGGPGLAGNGNFVLTDFEISVGGMELPVKLASADHFQPNFPAQAAVDGDAKTGWAINVGKGSASGARMNADHDAVFVLEQPVSLEGLQLEVRLHHDLNEKYLVGRFALDGVEAVPDLPRSAPVVATARNTPATAAKKTKPGATGDMAELMIMKDLEKPRQTFLFQRGDFLRPDQKLGPLTPGVIAAVLAAMPESQRPQRFQNRLDLAKWLVNPSNPLTPRVTMNRLWMHYFGRGIVETEEDFGSQGSAPVHPELLDWLAGEFIRQGWSFKAMHRLVVNSATYRQSSRSRPDLMEKDPRNLLLARQERVRVEAEIIRDAGLCASGLLNPAVGGPSVRPPQPEGVYSFTQNKKNWVTAVGPDRYRRGMYTLFYRSAPHPLFTTFDAPDFQQVCTRRSRSNTPLQALTVANDEAFVEMARAMAARLCKEMPGPVFAGLREGRILLACRIAYSRGPSSEELKLLQKLATDLLGEYEKDPAAAKAAWGALPLPDGVALAEAAALVSVTRAILNTDAFVTRE
- a CDS encoding DUF1501 domain-containing protein, producing the protein MNHCSPQLLAETERRMVYDQTRRHFLGRCGIGLGSLALNCLLQQDGFGAMAPGSLKIDPAKPMSPRAAPQPATAKNVIFLFMAGGPSQFELFSDKPRLREFSGQAPPASLMAGKRFAFLKGNETLLGSNRKFAQYGQSGMTLSELLPHHQKIVDDVCWLRGVSTDVFNHGPAKLFMNTGFQVPGRPSLGAWLTYGLGSESQDLPGFVVLQSGPRGPRGGNSLWSSGFLPTSYQGVPFRSSGDPILNLRSPQGMSPGRERKLYDTVAALNRSRLDEVGDPEIMTRINAYEMAARMQTSAPELMDLSKESASTLDLYGVKAGQPSFATNCLLARRLVERGTRFVQLYHTDWDHHGDQKNNLSDALEQRCKEVDQAAAALVMDLKQRGMLKDTLVIWGGEFGRTPMGEVRQTVGRDHHIEGFTMWMAGGGVKPGCLHGETDELGFGVTQDRVHVHDLNATILHLLGFDHERLTYRFQGRDFRLTDVHGEVVKGILG
- the pyrF gene encoding orotidine-5'-phosphate decarboxylase, whose protein sequence is MTYLEKLRHRIAVTGSGLCVGLDIRLEKADDAARAFIADVITQTAPYTAVYKPNSAYFEALGWEGMKLLEETIAMIPKDIPVILDAKRGDIGETQRYYAKACFDILGADAVTLNPYMGRDTLEPFLDYLDKGIYLLGVTSNPGAVDIELQTLQGGGQVFELVGKMTAQHPQAGLVLGLTNATPETLARIPDVPLLIPGLGAQGGDIAALHGAARTAPCVVNVSRGILYAEPELTFAQKAEKWARVIAGN
- a CDS encoding malate dehydrogenase yields the protein MKSPITVAVTGAAGQIGYSLLFRIASGSMFGPDQPVAFRLIEIEPALPTLGGVVMELDDCAFPLVHSITPTSDLNEGFRGVNWALLVGSVPRKAGMERKDLLNINGKIFVGQGQAIAKNAASDVRVLVVGNPCNTNCLIAMNNAKEVPAERWFAMTRLDENRAKSQLAQKAGVHTTDVTNLAIWGNHSATQYPDFTNAKIKGQAVTEVISDQAWLEGEFITTVQQRGAAIIKARGSSSAASAANAVVDTVKSLVTPTPAGDWTSVAVCSDGSYGVEKDIITSFPIRTDGSKWEIVQGVSVSEFSQGKIDATVNELKEERDAVKELGLI